One region of Triticum aestivum cultivar Chinese Spring chromosome 6B, IWGSC CS RefSeq v2.1, whole genome shotgun sequence genomic DNA includes:
- the LOC123138243 gene encoding photosynthetic NDH subunit of subcomplex B 4, chloroplastic, with protein sequence MASSLLKPHSHCSALPSGRSSGLNGGSCPATVHLVQRPAGRRGDALKARAFPLDVVPLMVTMVEHVDNQRDWVVTKSIWHLSDTAIKSFYTFYAMFTVWGVCFFASMKDPFYDSEYYRGQGGDGTVHWYYDRQEDIEATARGDLLREELLEEIEQRVGGLRELEDAGMEGELEEAK encoded by the exons ATGGCGTCGTCGTTGCTGAAGCCACACTCCCACTGCTCCGCTCTGCCGTCCGGGAGAAGCAGCGGCCTAAATGGCGGCAGCTGCCCCGCGACGGTGCACCTAGTGCAGAGGCCAGCCGGGAGGAGGGGCGACGCGCTGAAGGCGAGGGCGTTCCCGCTGGACGTGGTGCCGCTGATGGTGACGATGGTGGAGCACGTCGACAACCAGAGGGACTGGGTGGTCACCAAGTCCATATGGCATCTCAGCGACACGGCCATCAAGAGCTTCT ACACGTTCTACGCCATGTTCACGGTCTGGGGCGTCTGCTTCTTCGCGTCCATGAAG GATCCATTCTACGACAGCGAGTATTACAGGGGGCAAGGGGGTGATGGCACCGTGCACTGGTACTACGACCGG CAAGAGGACATCGAGGCGACGGCGAGGGGGGATCTGCTGAGGGAGGAGCTGCTTGAGGAGATCGAGCAGAGGGTCGGAGGGCTGAGGGAGCTCGAGGACGCGGGAATGGAGGGGGAGCTTGAGGAAGCCAAGTAA